A window of the Hordeum vulgare subsp. vulgare chromosome 5H, MorexV3_pseudomolecules_assembly, whole genome shotgun sequence genome harbors these coding sequences:
- the LOC123398165 gene encoding glutathione S-transferase T3-like — MDDDEAFLDIIDFGCTQTQPKSPIGEQPTPSTQHRSAITEKEKSHKGKNWSSDEDKVLIAAWANTSLDIVGTDQNRDTYWARISEYYNRQKESSWPERNDNAINCRYTFINRETSKFCGCLQQILNRQESGSTIEEKTNDAHILFKEMDPKKKKPFTLMHCYIEFSKYPKWQTRELETSVKKQKKTIDASPGTATNDPADASSVRTDATSIRTDALEHETRPDGVKKDKRGKADDIACKFSLETVWAAKQEKDEIKEAARNARYAQQLELRKEEIALKKKEDARNEREDARRQFELDERVMLMDTSGMTDAQKQFYQAKQKEILARGLE; from the exons ATGGATGATGACGAAGCCTTCTTGGACATCATTGATTTTGGTTGCACACAAACGCAACCAAAGAGTCCAATTGGAGAGCAGCCAACTCCATCAACTCAGCATCGTTCTGCAATAACAGAGAAAGAAAAATCCCACAAAGGAAAAAATTGGTCTAGTGATGAGGACAAGGTTCTCATAGCAGCATGGGCAAATACAAGTTTGGATATTGTTGGGACAGATCAAAACCGAGATACTTATTGGGCTAGAATTTCAGAGTACTACAACAGACAGAAGGAATCATCATGGCCGGAACGAAATGATAATGCAATCAATTGCCGTTACACTTTCATTAACAGAGAGACCTCTAAATTTTGTGGTTGCCTTCAGCAGATTTTAAATAGGCAAGAAAGTGGAAGTACTATAGAAGAAAAG ACAAACGATGCACACATTTTGTTCAAGGAAATGGATCCTAAAAAAAAGAAGCCTTTCACATTGATGCATTGCTACATAGAGTTTTCGAAGTATCCAAAGTGGCAGACAAGAGAACTTGAAACTTCTGTGAAGAAACAAAAGAAGACCATTGATGCAAGTCCGGGCACAGCTACCAATGATCCGGCTGATGCATCCTCGGTACGTACTGATGCTACCTCGATACGCACTGATGCTCTTGAACATGAGACTAGACCTGATGGTGTGAAGAAGGACAAGAGAGGTAAGGCTgatgacattgcttgcaagttttCATTAGAAACTGTGTGGGCAGCAAAACAAGAGAAGGATGAGATCAAAGAGGCGGCAAGAAATGCTCGCTACGCGCAGCAACTTGAATTGCGAAAAGAGGAGATTGCACTAAAAAAGAAGGAGGATGCACGAAACGAGAGGGAGGATGCACGAAGACAGTTTGAATTAGATGAGAGGGTCATGCTCATGGACACTAGTGGTATGACTGATGCGCAAAAGCAGTTCTACCAAGCTAAGCAGAAGGAGATCCTTGCTCGCGGCCTAGAGTAA